Below is a genomic region from Ictalurus furcatus strain D&B chromosome 27, Billie_1.0, whole genome shotgun sequence.
attatattgtattatagaTTGTGTAATATTACTGCACATGTGAGATTTTTTAGTTGAGTGCCGTTATGAACTTATGTAGCTGTGAGTGATGTGTCTGAGGTTGAGGAAATGTCCGAGCCAGTATACACACAGTATGCTGACAGAGTTTGCATTTctgcctctgttttttttttttctccagtgttttccagtgtttccggGGGTAAAGTGGTTTATTAAAATTCAGGTTTAGGGCACACCAACATCTGTAACACTAAACACATACAAATGCAGATAATGTCACTGTGTTAAAAATGAAGCTATATGCTATGATTTGagtaatactgtatatacatactatACATAACTGTACTGTATAGACTCTGTGGCAAAAAAGCAGAAGTGAGTAAGGTTAAAAATTGTGCTGCTTTTTTCTGAAACTATGGTTTAAGAAGAAACTACATTAAGGTGGTGAAGGAAGTCTTGGCCTCTACATTGCTTGGAAGGAGGAAGTCATAGCATGTGGGTTTACATTTTAACTGACTCAACCATCTCATCCTGCgagtgcgtgcgtgcatgtgtgtgtgcgtgcatgtgagtgtgtgtgtgtgtgtgtgtgtgtgtgtgtgtgcttgcgtgTGTATCATAAGTGTGATAGCCTTATGGTGGTGATGGAGGCATGGCCTCTTGGTGTGACACTTCAACAATGAttcaatgatttaaaaatgtctgtGGACAGATCACTAACACATGATAAGAGAGTATTAAGGAGTCCGCTTCGGGGTTGGTGAGGCAGAGTGTGTCACATCTACCCAAACAGGAAAGGTCAATAAAAAATAGTTTATAGTGCACTCAGTGAAGCTTAATATTAcatcacatccatccatcttccgttccggttatcctacacagggtcgcagggagcctggagcctaggGCAATCAAcgtaccacgcatgtctttggactgggggaggaaaccggagtacatggAGGAGACCCCCGAAGCCGGGGAGAGCATGAAACTACGTGCACACAAGGCGAAGGTGGCATTTAAACGCCCCAACCGTGGAGTAGatcccttttcttttaataaaacagtacgctcactcacaccggattgtcatcccattgattgataacacctgactctaattttacCTTCAAATGAATTGCTAATTAATTTGGTTATTAGGTTcgcatacttttaccactcacagatatgtaatattggatcattttcctcaataaataaatgaccaagtacaatatttgtgtctcatttgtttaatttagttctctttgtctgcttttaggacttgtgtgaaaatctgatgatgttttgggtcatatttatgcagctatatagaaaattctaaagggttcacaaactttcaagcaccactgtaggtgCATTTAGATGGAgtgtcatttaatttttttattgcatgtaGCAGGCTGTAGGGCACTGCATCTTTTTTTGTACACTGGAAGGGCACCTCATCATGTTTCCCCATTCATAGGGGAACCCAATTGGGCACAGCATCATGTATTCTCCACTGAAACCATGCTCTCACACATAGaggtaaccctaaccctaagacCTGCTCTAATATCATATTGCCATGTCTCTCGCAACGTCGGTTAGTtatgcaaattatatatatatatatatatatatatatatatatatatatatatatatatatatatatatatatatatttctgtgtgtgtgtgtgtgtgtattatatatactgtgccctccagtaatattggcaccctttgtaaataAAAGGCATAGAAGACTgcgaaaaattgtctttattgtttaaccaattgtttgatatccatgagagtatttttgtgaatttttttaacaaaatatcaaaagattaaacaacagtcctcactcacacctgattgtcatcccattgattgaagtcacctgactttaatttcaccttcaaataaactgctaatcctagaggttctcatacttttgccactcacagatctgtaatattggatcattttctttaataaataaatgaccacgtataatatttttgtctcatttatttaattgggttctcattgtctacttttaggacttgtgtgaaaatctgatgatgttttaggtcatatttatgcggAAAATTCCCAactttacaaactttcaagcaccactgtgtataCTGTAGGCAGACCACCAGGCTATGCTTCACAGACTACTGGGGTCtttagtgtttttcttttatttctccaGGAACAAGAAAACATGCCAGAGAGAGTTttatgatgatttttaaacCAGCAAGCATGACCCCTTTCTTGACTCTGTTCGCTCTCAAAAGATAAGTCTATACACATGAACAATTATAGACATTAACAATATACGTTATAAATCTATAGCTTATTAACAGAAGAGGAATGTAGAAACTCTCTTTCAGACCACagcaaaacatacagtatacatccatccatccatccatccattttgtgtaCTGCTTATACTGTTttcaggggagcctggagcctatctcggggaactcggggcacgtagaggaggacaccctggacggggtgccaacccatcacagcgcatatacagtatacataaaCATCTAAATTCTACATATATTATTCATAAGCATAAATATCACACAGCAATGATATTTACATCATAAAGAGATAAGAATCAAACAGCTGAAACATTCTCACAGTGtagaatgataaaaaaaaataattattgtaataataataaaaacaaaccagcACAATTCTGGAACGGTGGACAATCCAGAAATCAATGGCAATGCATACATTACATCACTAGAAAAATCGTAAAATGTGAAAGATGTAATATGTATGGAAGCTTAGCTTGCTAGTCCACATGGAGGACCACAAGATGAAAGAATACTTTTAAGATCATTCTCGTGGATCTCAGTGATCTTATGCCTGAAACTTCTGTATTGACTTTTGCTTGCTAGACTGTAACCCACACATGCTACCAACATTAACACCATTTTTTTCACTTCAGTAAAtgtgttccaaaaaaaaaaaagtcacatgcaAGTACTGTATATACCCTCAAAATTCTTTCTTGACATCAGTGTTACAGTGTCCTCTCATACCCCGGGTTCATACAAATCATTCAGCTTCACAACTGAATAGAGGTCTCTGGATTCTTCTTGGCCTTCCTGCTTTAATGTATCCCCTTGGGATCTAAACTTAATCTCCTCCTCTCCACATCCCACTGCATACGGACCTGTAGATGACAAGAAGtcttcacatttaaaaaaatgtaaatatgctcattcatacatcttcagtgctttatcctggttagggctGTCACAGGAATTGGAGTTTATCCCAGAAACACTAAGCTCAAGTCAGGAATgcacaccagtccatcacacacacacacacacacgcacacgcacacacacacacacaaacacacacacttgcatactTAATCACACTCAGGGTCAATTTAGCATAGTCAATCCACCtagtggcatgtttttgggaggtgggaggaaacccagtcGATCCGCTGtgtcaaaatataaaatataaaaaaagatcaaTCTCTAAAGCTCTTACATTCCATATCAGCTTTTTCTTCCGTATCATCCGCATCTTGGTTTCTGCAGGTTCGAGAAAACATGATGAAGCAGAAATAAGTTACAACAGAGGTAACAAAAGAggtcatgttcatttaaaacacatgGTTATGAATGCCATTGCTTACCTCTGTAGTTCTATCGCCTGagatcctgtaaaaaaaaacaaaaacacaataatatttaatgttgttaCATATAGGTATTAGCGTGTGATTAAGTGGCTACGTAGTTTCACAAGATTCTTACCTGGTGAGGTTTTAATCTTTTTCCAGATAAACCACACAGTAGCTATAGCAAGAGCCAGTAATATGGGAATTGTAACATAGAGGATGAGAGCTGTGTCTAAACAACAATTAAAACATAGGTAAGCAGAAATTACAGAaggcaggcacacacacacacacacacacacacacacacacagtgtactaTCCAATGTACTATAAAGATGTACTATCATATTAAGATGTACTATCAgttaaaattcaccagtgttgTTTCCAGTGTTTTCAGATGCCTTGTCTTTAGGAATGGGATCTTTAGGGTTGAGGTCTGTGTATAAACGACAATTAAAAAGTAGGTAGGAAATTAATGAaggtgcacacactcacacacacacacacacacacacacacacacacacacacacacactatcactcACCAGCGCTGTTTCCAGCTATTTCAGGTCCTTTGTCTTTTTGTACACTGACTGTAATATTATTTATGATCTTCCACTTTCCTTTTGTTTTATCATGTGTGTGCACTTGTAAGGCACAAAGATATTGTCCAGCATCTGAGTCTGTTACGTTACTGATCCTGATGTTATGGGTGTTTTTGCCTTCAGTTTGGTTTGAGAGTCTGTAAAGCAGTTCTTCTTGCACATTGCAGTGCTTATTGTATGTTATAGCATTATATAAATCAAAATCATAAGAATACACACAGGTACTGTTCTTTCCAATGGTCTTGATCCAGTACACTACAAAGTTCTTGTTGTCATTTTCTTTTGTAAAGATGACACTGCAGTTTAAAAGTACATCTTCACCTTCAGTTAGCTCGACTGAAGATCTTTCCTCAGACTTGTTTGTCACTAAAGGAAAAACACTTTTGCTGATTATTCTGAAAAACTAAATTTGTCTtgagaaaatacagaaaataaaagcgtACTCACTTTCTTCATTTGCAGTGGCGACTATGTATGATGTGACAGTGTTGGGAGACAGTTTGAATGGAAATAAGAAACCAGAATCCAGAGCAGTAACACATCGATAAAATCCACCGCTTGCTATTAGCGAACATTTTTCACCAACTTTGACTGAATCTTTATTTTTGCAGGAATTCTGGATATTATTAAGTTTGAGTGCTTCACCATGAACACACTCCACTGTGCAATACACATCAATGTTGTTGTTAGACTCTGTGCTTATTTGCCATTTGTTGGTGTCGCAAAACAATTTTACTTCATCCTTTGCTGTATAAATGAATTCAGTATGTCCTtaaagaagaggaaagaagatGTCATTAAAGTTTATTAGCCTAATATGGTGAATATGGTAACATCAGTCTATATGACTGAGACAAGTTTAATTTCCCAAAATGTTTCAGAAAGAAAGATTTTCCTTGAAAATGACTCTAGTGCCAGAGTATGACTTGTCTATTTAATTTGAAGTGACTATAAAAACTTGCACAAAAGAATATACCCTGTATCTAAACCATGATAAAATGATAATACacaaaagaaagtaagaaatcCACTCACCAAGGCATTTACTAAGGAAAATGACCAGGAGGACAAAACACTGCAACGCCATTACTGCTCCTTACACTGTGCCAAAAAAACAGAAGTGAGAAAGTTTGGAaattttgctgttgttttctgaAACTATGGTCTAAGATGAAACTACATTAAAGTGGTGAAGGAAGTCTCTGGCTCTACACTGCTCGGAAGGAGGAAGTCACAGCTCATAGGTTTACATGTCAACTGACTCAACAATCTCatcctgtgagtgtgtgtgtgtgtgtgtcaggcaaacatgctaaccactaagacaccatGCCCCCTTACATAACATCTTACCTATACACAAATAATCATGCAACTAATTCAACAGCAACTGGAGATGGGGGGTGCTATTGTACAGTGGCATAGCAGCTAGCAcccttgcctcacacctccagggctggaggttcaattcccacctctgacctgtgtgtgcagagtttgcatgttctccccgtgctgcgggggtttcctccgggtacaccTGTTTCcttccctagtccaaagacatgcattgtaggttgattggcatgtcaaattgtctgtagagtcaatgggtgggtgagtgtgagtatgaTTTGCCTTtcagtgggttggcaccctgtccctTGTGCCCTGGTCTCCATGTGATAGACTCCAGGTGAAATGAAAATTTTGCTTCCTCAAACAAATCATGAGGAGACAATATCATAAcctttctattattattattttttttttaaataataataataaattaattaataataaatgaaaaatgtttaagTACTAGAGCCATCTGGTGGATCACATTGGTTTTGTACCCATAACTTGAACAAATTGCTACACCAACCCTGTGGCAACTTCAGCATGCCAAACTGTAACCTGTAGGAGATATCAACACCACTGCACTTTGTAAATTCTCTAAATTCTTTGGCATTTTTTGTAGGACAATACAAATTTCTGAGGAATTTATAACAACGATCGCTTGACAGTTTTTAAAGCAtgtggtttatttttaaaaaataaaataaataaatatttgtcaaaaaaaacatattcaaaagtaacaaaaaatgctcaataaaatggcaaaaatggAAGTTTGTATGCAACTTTAATAAACAATCTAagataagaaagagagagagagtgagagagagagagagagagagagagagattaatccaacaataaataacaatgtCATAACTCACTGATGATCAGCAAGTGTGAGAGCatggtgtataaataataaaccaggTATGCCAGTTCTATATGGTATACCAGTTACAGGAGGAGACCCAAGAGCATTCCTCTACACTGTACAGCTCCCAGTTGATGCTTGGAGTTCAGCAGTGTCCTGATCAGGTAAATGGAGCTGTTTTCCACATCCAGCAGTGGTGATGGCTCTACCTCAGGCTCCCAGACACAAAATGTAGGTAATAATCTGAAAGAAGAAGGTAAAGGTAAGCAATAGACAGCAGTATTAATTAGTCTTAAATTTCTGAATATATCATTGCCTTCACCTTCAAGGACAAGAACAACTCTTCATGCAGTAACTCTACTGTATACTGATTTTTGCTTAGTAGACCTAAGTGACATTACGCAACACAAATTGTTCATTTAAGTAAGTTTTTTTCAACCTATGTAACTTTAAAAGGCAAAAGATGAGAGACGTTCCAACTTTTGTAGGCGCATAACCCAATATTCTGGGCAAAAATCCCCAAAATcccagtatatatatatatatatatatatactgggattttggggatttttgtatttatttatttgattttatgtatatatatatatatatatatgtgtgtgtgtgtgtgtgtgtgtgtgtgtgtgtgtatatatatatatatatatatatatatatatatatatacacacactaccatTTTGCGGTGGTAATGTGGTGGTGATTGTACATTATACCCTCGTAGATGTTCAAATCATAAGAATATACACAGGTACTACtcattgatgaccttaatccaatctTGTTATACCCTTCTGAATGGATATATGACTATATGATTAACAcaagaatcttttttttaatttcagctgCATATCAAAGCTTACATGTAAGACAATATTATAAAGTACACTATGTctaacaaaacatttatttatttactttctacTTTGTATGGAGAGAATGAACAGGCTGTGAAATTCAGCCCAGACATCTTTATCCCTGGTCACAGATTCCAGAGGGATCACCAGATTTTCCCAAGCCAGCTGTGTGATATAGTCTCTCCAGCCTGTCCTGGATCTGTCTCAAGGTCTCTGTCCAGTGAGCTCTAGCAGAAGCAAACCACCTCAGTAAGATACCCAAACCACCTCAGCTCATCGTGATTGGACTCTACTCCAACGTTCTCCCAGATTGCTGAGCACATCACCCTGTCACAGAAAGTAAGCCCAGTAAACCTATGGAGGAACCTCATTTAATTTACAGTCTAAAGAACTATAACATGCTAATACACAAAATTGAAATGTGTGTAAAGGAAAGCACTCATCATGGCATTTACTAAGGACAAAGataaaaagtgtaaaataaacaga
It encodes:
- the LOC128602668 gene encoding uncharacterized protein LOC128602668 is translated as MALQCFVLLVIFLSKCLGHTEFIYTAKDEVKLFCDTNKWQISTESNNNIDVYCTVECVHGEALKLNNIQNSCKNKDSVKVGEKCSLIASGGFYRCVTALDSGFLFPFKLSPNTVTSYIVATANEEMTNKSEERSSVELTEGEDVLLNCSVIFTKENDNKNFVVYWIKTIGKNSTSLILYVTIPILLALAIATVWFIWKKIKTSPGSQAIELQRNQDADDTEEKADMECPYAVGCGEEEIKFRSQGDTLKQEGQEESRDLYSVVKLNDLYEPGV